One genomic segment of Novosphingobium sp. RL4 includes these proteins:
- a CDS encoding M24 family metallopeptidase, whose amino-acid sequence MSATPASREAVGPRYDLDTIRRAQARSWLALERIAAIVRPGMRESEVHEAGRAVLAELGMEMSWHPLLIRFGANTLKIFSDRSQGDAVLAGDDIFFIDMGPVFDSHEGDVGATFTVGDDPEMKACAAASKQLFERVRTIWNAGAVTGSALYDRAAQEALAMGWELNLDIRGHRVSDYPHSVHKGGNLGDFEAVPGKGLWILEIQIRHPTRPFGAFYEDLLV is encoded by the coding sequence ATGTCCGCCACCCCTGCGAGCCGCGAAGCGGTGGGACCGCGCTACGACCTTGATACCATTCGCCGTGCCCAGGCCCGGTCCTGGCTTGCGCTGGAGAGGATTGCCGCCATCGTCCGGCCCGGAATGCGTGAAAGCGAGGTCCACGAGGCAGGCCGTGCCGTACTGGCGGAACTGGGCATGGAAATGTCCTGGCACCCCCTGCTGATCCGCTTCGGCGCCAATACACTCAAGATCTTCAGCGACCGTTCGCAGGGCGACGCCGTGCTGGCCGGAGACGATATTTTCTTCATCGACATGGGCCCCGTGTTCGACAGCCACGAAGGCGATGTGGGCGCGACTTTCACGGTGGGCGACGATCCGGAGATGAAAGCCTGCGCCGCCGCCTCGAAACAGTTGTTCGAGCGCGTCCGCACCATCTGGAACGCGGGCGCGGTGACCGGCAGCGCACTTTACGACCGCGCCGCGCAGGAAGCGCTGGCGATGGGATGGGAACTCAATCTCGACATTCGCGGACACCGCGTGAGCGACTATCCGCATTCGGTGCACAAGGGCGGGAACCTCGGAGATTTCGAAGCAGTGCCCGGCAAGGGACTGTGGATCCTGGAAATTCAGATCCGCCATCCAACCCGGCCGTTCGGCGCTTTCTACGAAGACCTGCTGGTCTGA
- a CDS encoding NAD(P)/FAD-dependent oxidoreductase: MVEANSAGRVDAAYDAVVVGAGIGGLYMVYKLREMGLSVLGIEAGDNVGGVWYWNRYPGARCDLMTVDYCYTFSPEVDAEWSWSEQFAAQPEILEYINFVADRHELRKDYLFGTRVERAAYDEARQVWQFHTDTGKVFEASYAVMATGPLSVPKVPEFVANGSFKGELYYSGRWPKEPVSYEGKRVGVVGVGSTGIQIVPVVAQEAKELTVFQRTPSFTMPMRNHAYTPEYQAQIKRHLPAMRASARNSPLGGVRPSSTRPYFSVPPEQRISLMEDAWKNGGHTFLGTFSDLLQNEEANEEVAEFVRGKIGEVVNDPETAEMLKPRGYPIFARRACLDTHYYEAFNLPHVRLVDCFREPIHTLTDNGIKVGDREIELDMLILATGYDGLTGALMAFDVVGRGGETVNQRWSGGAHSHLGLMMKDFPNLFMICGPNGPSALANIFTINEQNVNWIADAISHMRSHGLTAMEPTGEAEQGWMDLVAGLAEGTLVSKAKTWYTGTNIAGKSRGLTMYTGGFKAYREACEEAASQDYPGIAFERAGVPETTA, from the coding sequence ATGGTTGAAGCAAACAGCGCTGGTCGGGTGGATGCCGCCTATGACGCGGTTGTCGTCGGCGCCGGCATCGGCGGCCTCTACATGGTCTACAAGCTGCGCGAAATGGGCCTCTCGGTGCTCGGCATCGAGGCGGGCGACAATGTCGGCGGGGTCTGGTACTGGAACCGCTATCCGGGCGCCCGGTGCGACCTGATGACCGTGGATTACTGCTACACTTTCTCGCCGGAAGTGGACGCGGAGTGGTCGTGGTCGGAACAGTTCGCAGCGCAGCCCGAAATCCTGGAATACATCAATTTCGTGGCCGACCGTCACGAACTGCGCAAGGATTACCTGTTCGGGACGCGGGTAGAGCGGGCGGCCTATGACGAGGCCCGTCAGGTCTGGCAGTTCCATACCGACACCGGCAAGGTCTTCGAGGCGAGTTACGCGGTCATGGCCACGGGACCGCTTTCGGTGCCCAAGGTGCCCGAATTCGTGGCGAACGGCAGCTTCAAGGGCGAACTGTATTACTCGGGACGCTGGCCGAAGGAGCCGGTGAGCTACGAGGGCAAGCGGGTGGGCGTGGTCGGCGTCGGCTCCACCGGTATCCAGATCGTGCCGGTGGTGGCGCAGGAGGCGAAGGAACTCACGGTGTTCCAGCGCACGCCGAGCTTCACGATGCCGATGCGTAATCACGCCTACACGCCGGAGTACCAGGCACAGATCAAGCGCCACCTGCCCGCCATGCGCGCGTCGGCGCGCAACAGTCCGCTTGGCGGGGTGCGTCCCTCGTCCACGCGGCCCTATTTCAGCGTGCCGCCCGAGCAGCGCATTTCCTTGATGGAGGATGCCTGGAAGAACGGCGGACACACCTTCCTCGGCACGTTTTCGGACCTTCTCCAGAACGAGGAAGCGAACGAGGAAGTGGCCGAATTCGTCCGCGGCAAGATCGGCGAGGTCGTGAATGATCCCGAAACCGCCGAAATGCTCAAGCCGCGCGGCTATCCGATCTTCGCACGCCGGGCCTGCCTCGACACCCACTACTACGAAGCCTTCAATTTGCCGCACGTCAGGCTGGTGGACTGTTTCAGGGAGCCGATCCACACCCTCACCGATAACGGCATCAAGGTGGGCGACCGCGAGATCGAGCTGGATATGCTGATACTCGCCACCGGCTACGACGGGCTGACCGGCGCGCTCATGGCTTTCGACGTGGTGGGACGCGGCGGAGAAACGGTCAATCAACGCTGGTCGGGGGGCGCGCATTCGCACCTAGGCCTGATGATGAAGGACTTCCCGAACCTCTTCATGATCTGCGGCCCCAACGGACCTTCGGCGCTTGCCAACATCTTCACGATCAACGAGCAGAACGTGAACTGGATCGCCGACGCCATCAGCCACATGCGCTCCCATGGCCTGACCGCGATGGAACCCACGGGAGAGGCGGAGCAGGGCTGGATGGACCTCGTGGCGGGACTTGCCGAAGGCACGCTCGTGTCCAAGGCGAAGACCTGGTACACCGGCACCAATATCGCGGGAAAATCGCGCGGGCTCACCATGTATACCGGTGGTTTCAAGGCCTATCGCGAAGCCTGCGAAGAGGCCGCGTCTCAGGACTATCCCGGCATCGCCTTCGAGCGTGCGGGCGTTCCCGAAACGACCGCCTGA
- a CDS encoding acyl-CoA dehydrogenase family protein encodes MNFEYSDEQRMLLDSADRLGGDLWPAAERLRHIDAFEEISAKTWARMAELGWLMLPIAEADGGLGGSAVDVMALMEGLGRHLVPAPYVASSVLVPALIGGDPAAADVLAAIAQGSARAAAGLLEAGGGYDLSHVGLSATQGPQGWTLSGEKLHVEDGAGADWFVVSARTGGDVRDAEGIGLFLVPAAAPGLAVERFRAIDQHRHARLRFENVTGAIPVGRAGSALPVIEAAVDRAICANLAEAVGSMEAAHLATLEYLRTRKQFGVAIGTFQALQHRAVDMAIALEEARSMSYRATLSLDRPVAERRRAVSAAKVRVGQCGLYVGRQAVQLHGGVGFSDELVISHHLKRLMMLDCAYGSAEHHLSRFASAA; translated from the coding sequence ATGAACTTCGAATATTCCGACGAGCAGCGCATGCTGCTGGACAGCGCCGACCGTCTCGGCGGCGACCTCTGGCCGGCGGCCGAGCGGCTTCGCCATATCGACGCTTTCGAGGAAATCTCCGCGAAAACATGGGCGCGGATGGCCGAGCTGGGCTGGCTGATGCTGCCCATCGCGGAGGCCGATGGCGGCCTTGGCGGATCGGCGGTTGACGTCATGGCGCTGATGGAGGGCCTTGGCCGCCATCTCGTGCCGGCCCCCTATGTCGCGAGCAGTGTGCTGGTTCCCGCCCTGATCGGCGGCGACCCGGCGGCTGCCGACGTACTGGCGGCGATCGCGCAGGGCAGTGCCCGCGCCGCGGCCGGGCTGCTCGAAGCGGGCGGTGGGTACGATCTGTCCCATGTCGGTCTTTCCGCCACGCAAGGTCCACAAGGCTGGACGCTCAGCGGCGAGAAGCTTCACGTCGAGGATGGGGCAGGCGCCGACTGGTTCGTCGTTTCCGCGCGAACGGGGGGAGATGTGCGGGATGCGGAAGGCATCGGCCTGTTTCTTGTTCCCGCCGCCGCGCCCGGCCTTGCCGTGGAGCGGTTCCGGGCCATCGACCAGCATCGCCACGCGCGCCTGCGCTTCGAGAATGTGACCGGTGCGATCCCCGTTGGCCGCGCCGGATCGGCCTTGCCGGTCATCGAGGCGGCGGTGGACAGGGCGATCTGTGCAAACCTGGCGGAAGCGGTCGGCTCGATGGAGGCGGCGCATCTGGCCACGCTGGAATACCTGCGCACCCGCAAGCAGTTCGGCGTCGCCATCGGCACGTTCCAGGCGCTTCAGCACCGGGCGGTCGACATGGCCATCGCCCTCGAAGAGGCGCGTTCGATGTCCTACCGGGCAACGCTCAGCCTCGACCGGCCGGTGGCCGAGCGCCGCCGCGCGGTCAGCGCCGCCAAGGTGCGCGTGGGGCAATGCGGGCTCTACGTCGGGCGGCAGGCGGTCCAGCTTCACGGCGGCGTCGGGTTCTCGGACGAACTCGTCATCAGCCACCACCTCAAGCGGCTGATGATGCTCGATTGCGCCTACGGCTCTGCCGAGCATCACCTTTCGCGCTTCGCAAGCGCCGCCTGA
- a CDS encoding acyl-CoA dehydrogenase family protein, protein MDLDFTTDELAFRDEVRAFFAEHVPDTWLTRVRSGLRLEPAELIAYQKALAARGWGAPTWPVEYGGTGWSPAQIYIFESESARAGAPIQFHQGLELIGPIIFTYGSQALKDRYLPGIIHADDWWCQGYSEPGAGSDLASLRTTAVRDGDHYILNGQKMWTSFAQVASHMFVLARTSQEARRQQGISLLLVDMKTPGISIRKIETMDEKYTTNEVFLDEVRVPVGNLVGEEGRGWEYGKVLLDRERMVCSATALHLPQVLDGVREAASARCVGGIPLVETPAFAAQLAQIEIEAMALETMVLRLLADLAVGQDSGPRGSMVKLRWSDLYQRGMALWMEALGPEAAHFRALDGDALPDMPYAMQGALYSRVTSIYGGSSEIQHNIIARRALGL, encoded by the coding sequence ATGGACCTCGATTTCACAACAGACGAACTGGCCTTTCGCGATGAGGTACGCGCCTTCTTCGCCGAACATGTGCCGGATACCTGGCTCACCCGCGTAAGATCGGGGCTGCGCCTCGAACCCGCCGAACTGATCGCTTACCAGAAGGCGCTCGCCGCAAGGGGATGGGGCGCGCCGACCTGGCCCGTGGAATATGGCGGCACCGGGTGGAGCCCTGCGCAGATCTACATCTTCGAAAGCGAATCCGCCCGTGCCGGTGCGCCGATCCAGTTCCATCAGGGCCTCGAACTGATCGGCCCGATCATCTTCACATATGGCTCGCAGGCGCTGAAGGACCGCTACCTGCCGGGTATCATCCACGCCGACGACTGGTGGTGTCAGGGCTATTCCGAGCCCGGCGCCGGTTCCGACCTCGCCTCCCTGCGCACGACGGCGGTGCGCGACGGGGATCATTACATCCTCAACGGGCAGAAGATGTGGACCAGCTTTGCCCAGGTCGCCAGCCACATGTTCGTGCTGGCGCGCACCTCACAGGAGGCCAGGCGCCAGCAGGGCATTTCGCTGTTGCTGGTGGATATGAAGACCCCCGGCATCTCGATCCGCAAGATCGAGACCATGGACGAGAAGTATACCACCAACGAGGTCTTCCTTGACGAAGTGCGGGTGCCGGTCGGCAATCTCGTGGGTGAGGAAGGTCGCGGCTGGGAATACGGTAAGGTCCTGCTCGACCGGGAGCGGATGGTCTGCTCGGCCACCGCGCTCCATTTGCCGCAAGTGCTGGACGGTGTGCGGGAGGCTGCCTCGGCCCGGTGCGTGGGCGGCATTCCGCTGGTCGAGACCCCGGCCTTCGCCGCGCAGCTCGCCCAGATCGAGATCGAGGCGATGGCGCTCGAGACCATGGTGCTTCGGCTGCTCGCCGATCTGGCGGTAGGGCAGGATTCCGGCCCGCGCGGCTCGATGGTGAAGCTGCGCTGGTCCGATCTCTACCAGCGCGGCATGGCGCTGTGGATGGAAGCGCTTGGGCCCGAGGCCGCGCATTTCCGGGCGCTGGACGGGGATGCGCTCCCCGACATGCCTTATGCGATGCAGGGCGCGCTCTATTCCCGCGTCACCTCGATCTACGGCGGATCGAGCGAGATCCAGCACAACATCATCGCCCGCCGCGCGCTGGGTCTGTGA
- a CDS encoding SMP-30/gluconolactonase/LRE family protein has translation MDIAFFTPIASDLGESPVWDGQRQWLWWIDIRKGRVMAVDTSGTLVRDWTFDRQVGSIGLAEDGLVAAFADGFSLIDLDGRVRDLVRPAIGEGAIRFNDGKMDRQGRFLSGTMQHGGQESALGTLWRLGRGGDAEKLLDGFRLTNSLCFSPCGRWLYVSDSLEGVLRRYPYDPETGALGPMKSLFDFAAAGTAPDGATVDSEGHIWVALVISAQIACLSAEGELLRLVDLPVPYPSCPAFGGPDMATLYVTTISDSGHKLKSDHPDAGRMLAISGLGARGIGEARFVPDNHTWN, from the coding sequence ATGGACATTGCTTTTTTCACCCCGATCGCCAGCGATCTCGGGGAGAGCCCGGTGTGGGACGGGCAACGCCAATGGCTCTGGTGGATCGATATCCGCAAGGGCCGGGTCATGGCCGTGGATACATCGGGAACGCTCGTGCGCGACTGGACTTTCGACCGGCAGGTCGGCTCCATCGGGTTGGCCGAAGATGGCCTCGTAGCCGCCTTTGCCGACGGCTTCTCGCTGATCGACCTCGACGGCCGGGTGCGCGATCTCGTCCGCCCCGCGATCGGCGAGGGGGCGATCCGCTTCAATGACGGCAAGATGGACCGGCAGGGGCGCTTCCTGTCAGGCACCATGCAGCATGGCGGGCAGGAAAGCGCGCTGGGCACGCTATGGCGGCTTGGCCGGGGCGGCGATGCCGAGAAGCTGCTGGATGGCTTCCGGCTGACCAACTCGCTGTGCTTTTCGCCGTGCGGGCGCTGGCTCTATGTCTCGGATTCGCTGGAGGGCGTGCTGCGCCGCTATCCCTACGATCCGGAAACCGGGGCGCTCGGGCCGATGAAGTCGCTGTTCGATTTTGCTGCTGCCGGCACCGCGCCGGACGGCGCCACGGTGGACAGCGAGGGGCACATCTGGGTTGCGCTGGTGATCTCCGCGCAGATCGCCTGCCTGTCTGCTGAGGGAGAACTGCTGCGCCTTGTCGACCTGCCGGTGCCCTATCCCTCGTGCCCGGCGTTCGGCGGCCCGGATATGGCCACGCTCTATGTCACGACGATTTCCGATTCCGGGCATAAACTGAAATCCGATCACCCGGATGCGGGGCGGATGCTGGCGATTTCCGGGCTCGGTGCACGTGGGATCGGCGAGGCGCGCTTCGTTCCAGATAATCACACTTGGAATTAG
- a CDS encoding carboxymuconolactone decarboxylase family protein, whose protein sequence is MRSETEKQAFRRAYIEARGYWVEFNDGLLEHSPEWLEAYLAYSSTPARVGPLSARMRELIYVAVDGSTTHLFLAGLEIHVRLALQVGCTPGELVEVLQLATMQGLDSVVLGMSVLEEELAAMGRAIPVEQADGGVLDRYEALHGDRPGWLAAMAAVSPEWARVLVDLLETADGTSRLTARERALIRLALAASPTHLSREAVRTETRRALELGAGVDEIAQVFQLVAHLGLHACSEGIPAVMRASQE, encoded by the coding sequence TTGCGGTCCGAAACAGAAAAACAGGCCTTCAGGCGCGCCTATATCGAGGCGCGCGGCTACTGGGTCGAATTCAACGACGGCCTTCTGGAACACAGCCCCGAATGGCTTGAGGCCTACCTCGCCTATTCCTCGACCCCGGCGCGCGTCGGGCCGCTTTCGGCGCGGATGCGCGAACTGATCTACGTCGCTGTCGATGGCTCCACCACGCATCTTTTTCTGGCGGGGCTGGAAATTCATGTCCGTCTGGCCTTGCAGGTGGGCTGCACGCCGGGTGAGCTCGTCGAGGTCCTGCAACTGGCGACGATGCAGGGGCTCGACAGCGTGGTGCTGGGCATGTCTGTTCTGGAAGAGGAACTGGCGGCAATGGGCCGCGCGATACCGGTAGAGCAGGCGGACGGCGGGGTGCTGGACCGCTACGAAGCGCTGCACGGCGACCGGCCTGGCTGGCTGGCGGCGATGGCGGCCGTCTCCCCGGAATGGGCGCGGGTGCTGGTCGATCTGCTTGAAACGGCTGACGGCACCTCGCGCCTGACCGCCAGGGAGCGGGCCCTGATCCGTCTGGCGCTGGCCGCCTCTCCCACGCACCTCAGCCGGGAGGCGGTGCGGACCGAGACGCGCCGGGCGCTGGAACTGGGGGCGGGCGTTGACGAAATCGCTCAGGTTTTCCAGCTTGTCGCGCATCTTGGTCTCCATGCCTGTTCCGAAGGCATTCCCGCCGTGATGCGCGCTTCGCAGGAGTAG
- a CDS encoding IclR family transcriptional regulator: MIRRTVKSASRTLEVLELFAEERRPMRLHEVYTILGYPQSSATNLLKSMVVMGYLNYNRVTRTYLPTMRVGALGNWLPGFVYSDESYRWLVDELQRRTDETVGLSTQNDLFVQYILLKAPDHEFKMVPPVGTMRLLVDSSSGLALMSEMKDREIDKICRYTNYYQLAEGRRFDHAELMREIRWTRQIGHAYLAHKPLKEVSQISISLGEKIHGIPLAIGVGGLAERIAKSQYDIIEAMRECIAEFKAFREEQHYAEAAE; the protein is encoded by the coding sequence ATGATCCGGCGAACGGTCAAATCGGCGTCACGGACCCTTGAGGTCCTCGAACTCTTTGCCGAGGAACGCAGGCCCATGCGTCTGCACGAGGTCTACACGATCCTGGGCTATCCGCAGTCCAGCGCCACCAACCTCCTGAAATCCATGGTCGTCATGGGTTACCTCAACTACAACCGCGTGACCCGCACCTATCTGCCCACCATGCGTGTCGGCGCGCTGGGCAACTGGCTGCCGGGGTTCGTCTACTCGGACGAAAGCTATCGCTGGCTGGTGGACGAACTCCAGCGCCGCACCGACGAGACCGTGGGGCTTTCCACCCAGAACGATCTGTTCGTGCAGTACATCCTGCTTAAGGCGCCCGATCACGAGTTCAAGATGGTGCCGCCGGTGGGAACGATGCGGTTGCTGGTAGATTCCTCCAGCGGCCTGGCCCTGATGAGCGAGATGAAGGACCGCGAGATCGACAAGATCTGCCGTTACACCAATTACTATCAGCTAGCCGAGGGGCGCCGCTTCGATCACGCCGAACTGATGCGGGAAATCCGCTGGACGCGGCAGATCGGCCATGCCTACCTCGCGCACAAGCCGCTGAAGGAAGTGTCGCAGATCTCGATCTCGCTGGGCGAGAAGATCCACGGCATTCCGCTGGCGATCGGCGTGGGCGGGCTCGCCGAACGTATTGCCAAGTCTCAGTACGACATCATCGAGGCGATGCGGGAGTGCATCGCCGAGTTCAAGGCCTTTCGCGAAGAGCAGCACTATGCCGAAGCGGCCGAGTAG
- a CDS encoding long-chain fatty acid--CoA ligase, with product MMGLMQCLPLTIGSVIDHAERNHNDTEVVSRGTEGTLERSTWGRVAQRSRRVAAALESLGAKPGDRIASLAWNRLPHLELYYGVPGGGYVLHTLNPRLFEEQIRFVLADGGARILFVDPDLLPLAEGVLAIHDAPVTVVVLCERKDLPESPLADIVAYEDLLAAAEPLAAWPDIDERSAAGLCYTSGTTGNPKGVLYSHRSTVLHAMSLCSADSMALSARDHALLLPPMFHVNSWGVPYASAMCGAKLVLPGSALDGASLHALIRDEEITFSLGVPTVWFTILDRIEATTTAEERAALKLDRVFMGGAATPRALVQRFRDLLGVETMQAWGMTETSPVVAVCRTAARHRDLSPEAHLDLRAKAGRCLFGSEIGIGAEDGSVTGPGGDNVGPLLVRGHWVASGYFGKEPGSALDAGGWFDSGDIARIDGDGFIQITDRAKDVIKSGGEWISSIELENVAVAHPAVREAAVIGVPHPRWQERPLLLLCLHEGASVSRAEMLAHLADHVARWWLPDDVVCVDELPHTGSGKVMKAELRHQFRSHLEQAG from the coding sequence ATGATGGGGCTGATGCAATGCCTGCCGCTGACCATCGGCAGCGTGATCGACCACGCAGAACGCAACCACAACGACACCGAAGTGGTATCGAGAGGCACAGAAGGCACGCTCGAACGCTCGACCTGGGGCCGCGTTGCCCAGCGGTCGCGCCGCGTCGCCGCCGCCCTGGAATCGCTCGGCGCGAAGCCCGGTGATCGCATCGCCAGCCTCGCCTGGAACCGGCTTCCCCATCTCGAACTCTATTACGGCGTTCCCGGCGGCGGCTATGTCCTCCACACGCTCAACCCCCGCCTGTTCGAGGAGCAGATCCGTTTCGTGCTGGCCGATGGCGGCGCGCGCATCCTGTTCGTCGATCCCGATCTTCTCCCCTTGGCGGAGGGCGTTCTTGCCATTCACGATGCGCCGGTGACCGTGGTGGTCCTGTGCGAGCGGAAGGACCTGCCGGAATCGCCGCTGGCCGATATCGTCGCCTACGAGGACCTCCTTGCCGCTGCCGAACCGCTGGCGGCCTGGCCGGACATCGACGAGCGTTCCGCCGCCGGGCTCTGCTACACTTCGGGCACGACCGGCAATCCCAAGGGCGTGCTCTACAGCCACCGTTCCACCGTGCTTCACGCCATGTCGCTCTGCTCGGCGGATTCGATGGCGCTGTCGGCGCGGGACCATGCGCTGCTGCTGCCGCCGATGTTCCACGTCAATTCATGGGGCGTGCCCTATGCCTCCGCCATGTGCGGGGCCAAGCTGGTGCTGCCCGGCAGCGCGCTGGACGGGGCTTCGCTTCACGCGCTGATCCGGGATGAGGAAATCACGTTTTCTCTCGGTGTTCCAACGGTATGGTTCACTATCCTCGACAGGATCGAGGCCACGACCACGGCCGAGGAACGCGCCGCGCTCAAGCTGGACCGCGTGTTCATGGGCGGCGCCGCCACCCCGCGCGCGCTCGTCCAGCGGTTCCGGGACCTTCTGGGCGTGGAGACGATGCAGGCCTGGGGCATGACCGAAACGAGCCCGGTCGTCGCGGTGTGCCGCACGGCAGCCCGCCACCGCGACCTTTCACCAGAGGCGCATCTGGACTTGCGCGCCAAGGCCGGGCGTTGCCTGTTCGGCAGCGAGATCGGCATCGGCGCGGAGGATGGCAGCGTCACCGGGCCCGGCGGCGACAACGTCGGCCCGCTGCTGGTACGCGGGCATTGGGTGGCCAGCGGCTACTTCGGCAAGGAGCCCGGCTCCGCGCTCGATGCCGGGGGCTGGTTCGACAGCGGCGACATCGCCCGGATCGACGGTGACGGCTTCATCCAGATCACCGACCGCGCGAAGGATGTCATCAAGTCCGGTGGGGAGTGGATCTCCTCGATCGAGCTCGAGAACGTCGCCGTCGCCCATCCCGCCGTGCGCGAGGCCGCGGTCATCGGCGTCCCGCATCCGCGCTGGCAGGAACGGCCGCTGCTGTTGCTCTGCCTCCATGAAGGGGCGAGCGTTAGCCGCGCGGAAATGCTGGCGCACCTGGCCGATCACGTCGCGCGCTGGTGGCTGCCGGACGATGTCGTCTGCGTGGACGAACTGCCGCACACCGGCTCGGGCAAGGTCATGAAGGCCGAACTGCGCCATCAATTCCGCAGCCATCTGGAACAGGCAGGCTGA
- a CDS encoding acetyl-CoA C-acyltransferase family protein, giving the protein MKTIYAVSAARTAIGAFGGTLKDRTPGNLAAHVGRAAIDRAGIAPEAVGNVVFGHVITTHPRDHFVARIAGIGAGVPEEVPALTVNRLCGSGLQALISAAQSIMLGDCELALAGGTEVMSRAAHYLPDLRWGRKMGDARVIDGLNGALTDPFHDILMGVTAENVARRYGVTREMQDALALLSQQRAARAIAEGRFREQIVPVDIAARKGSVRFDTDEYVRRDAQPEDFSKLRPVFAETEGTVTAGNASGINDGAAALVLASEQALSDHGLTPLARLVSYGHAGVSPEYMGIGPVPATRNALARAGLTVADLDVIEANEAFAAQACAVTQELGLDPERVNPNGSGIALGHPVGATGAIITAKLLYELRRSGGRYGLTTMCIGGGQGIAAIWERV; this is encoded by the coding sequence ATGAAGACGATCTACGCGGTATCCGCCGCCCGCACCGCCATCGGCGCCTTCGGCGGCACGCTCAAGGACAGGACGCCCGGCAACCTTGCCGCCCACGTCGGCCGCGCGGCGATCGATCGCGCCGGGATCGCGCCCGAAGCGGTGGGCAACGTGGTGTTCGGCCACGTCATCACCACGCATCCGCGCGACCATTTCGTTGCCCGCATTGCCGGGATCGGTGCCGGTGTCCCGGAGGAAGTGCCCGCGCTGACCGTCAACCGGCTTTGCGGCTCGGGGCTTCAAGCCCTGATAAGCGCCGCGCAGTCCATCATGCTCGGAGACTGCGAACTGGCCCTTGCCGGCGGAACCGAGGTCATGAGCCGCGCGGCGCATTACCTTCCGGACTTGCGCTGGGGCCGCAAGATGGGCGACGCCCGCGTGATCGACGGCCTCAACGGCGCGCTGACCGACCCGTTTCACGACATTCTCATGGGCGTTACCGCGGAAAACGTCGCACGCCGCTACGGCGTGACGCGTGAGATGCAGGATGCACTGGCACTTCTCAGCCAGCAGCGGGCGGCGCGGGCGATCGCCGAAGGGCGGTTCCGCGAACAGATCGTCCCCGTCGATATCGCCGCCCGCAAGGGCAGCGTGCGCTTCGATACCGACGAATACGTTCGCCGTGATGCGCAGCCGGAGGATTTCTCGAAGCTCCGTCCCGTCTTCGCGGAAACGGAAGGCACCGTCACCGCCGGGAATGCCTCGGGCATCAACGACGGCGCCGCCGCACTGGTGCTGGCAAGCGAACAAGCGCTCAGCGATCATGGGCTCACCCCGCTGGCCCGTCTCGTTTCCTACGGCCATGCCGGGGTTTCGCCGGAATACATGGGCATCGGCCCGGTTCCGGCGACCCGCAATGCCCTTGCCCGCGCGGGCCTGACCGTCGCCGATCTCGACGTGATCGAAGCCAACGAGGCATTCGCCGCGCAGGCCTGCGCGGTGACGCAGGAACTGGGGCTCGATCCCGAACGGGTGAACCCCAACGGCAGCGGCATCGCGCTGGGCCATCCGGTGGGCGCCACCGGCGCCATCATAACCGCCAAGCTGCTCTACGAACTGCGCCGCAGCGGCGGCCGCTACGGTCTTACCACCATGTGCATCGGCGGAGGACAGGGGATTGCGGCGATCTGGGAGCGTGTCTGA
- a CDS encoding Dps family protein, with product MSDPHTLVTPAQRRLGTPTDLGADATRDISGGLKALLADVFALYLKTKNFHWHMSGPNFRDYHLLLDEQGDQIFAMTDPIAERARKLGGTTIRSISDISGHQRLLDNNADYVDPLDMLAELHGDNKQLVAEMRAVHALCDEYGDIASASLIEVWIDETERRAWFLYESCRTGRV from the coding sequence ATGTCCGACCCGCACACCCTCGTCACACCCGCCCAGCGCCGCCTGGGTACGCCCACCGACCTTGGCGCCGATGCGACGCGCGATATCTCCGGCGGGCTCAAGGCGCTGCTGGCGGATGTCTTTGCGCTCTATCTCAAGACCAAGAACTTCCACTGGCACATGAGCGGCCCAAATTTCCGCGATTATCACCTTCTGCTCGACGAGCAGGGCGACCAGATCTTCGCGATGACGGACCCCATTGCCGAGCGCGCGCGCAAGCTGGGCGGCACCACGATCCGTTCGATCTCCGACATTTCCGGCCACCAGCGGCTGCTCGACAACAATGCCGACTATGTCGATCCGCTGGACATGCTGGCGGAACTCCATGGCGACAACAAGCAGCTCGTGGCCGAGATGCGCGCCGTTCACGCGCTTTGCGATGAATATGGCGATATCGCCAGCGCCAGCCTGATCGAGGTATGGATCGACGAGACCGAGCGCCGCGCGTGGTTCCTTTACGAAAGCTGCCGCACCGGCCGCGTCTGA